A single genomic interval of Cyprinus carpio isolate SPL01 chromosome B24, ASM1834038v1, whole genome shotgun sequence harbors:
- the LOC109057842 gene encoding multidrug resistance-associated protein 1-like isoform X2: protein MNLFRINRVVVMGHRGLLQLCDLCKLYNEESVHTPSSVFEHEWEKQQNCNERLDLEEDSGRESLLVSRNTNTGYSLLYAIWVTFRPALVKVALLRLSTDIFSILVPLTLRWVILFSERQAVFDWAGYTYSLVVLGAVCCCAVSQHHFEKHSRIVAANAQAVLAGFLYRKRTQLIIMERSEQLIKEMLHKYQALKFLTWESWFQQRVTESRARELEILRILGYLTAFSMLNSICMPFLVGFSSIAVFVLVDDGNVLTPSQICTSLCFFRLLRPPLLELLGLFCVLKQAQQSLCHLEKIFLRKDLGTTQLVTTKEELPSDGFQQPCDRCKDKHSHSDEKSDHDLSQKGSGKARMLYLRAFGWHWLSVSLLVYLSVCAVSLAQDGILSVWTGEAKEVQGLEGWKELRNSRLSAYALLGLLQAFLVCCAAYCLTCASLRASHILHSKLLSDVLHMPMHSQKTDMRQLLQAFTQDMQVIDEELPKHLHSWLKSLLDILSTITLICFIMPVFSLAVCPLIILFLRLQSRFYSAHSHIRHMGANPVASLECVTQCVEDPLSGPKHREVCLTHCLQALNQNLLVKYNKINTESRAALRLDGIAGIVLFLVTLILLETEPDSGLVVLALICAFNIKKAVHRYPQAASDINMDMLSMQNLCEFAKVEKEAAWKKSYRPPKDWPQYGEVKFRNYESEASSNGTPALRGINLTILKGEKIGVVSRGKTDTDALVSSLFRSVEARSGAVLIDDINIARMGLLDLRSRLQIISQVPVLFSGPLRANLDPFAQHTDAQVWLALELCHLKELVRLLPAQLLHPVQRTSLAYSFGQRRLLCLARALLARVRILLVEEALPGVDLETEDLVRQLIHTEFKHCTVLWLTQNPLTVMHTDRVLVLNKGQAVNVDAPSTLLQQGPLFSQ from the exons ATGAACCTCTTTCGGATAAACCG ggTGGTTGTAATGGGCCACAGGGGACTGCTGCAGTTGTGTGACCTTTGCAAGCTGTATAATGAGGAGTCTGTCCACACCCCATCCTCTGTGTTTGAGCACGAATGGGAAAAACAACAGAATTGCAATGAG AGGTTGGACTTAGAAGAGGATTCTGGAAGAGAGTCACTGCTGGTCTCCAGAAATACCAACACTGGTTACTCTCTCCTTTATGCAATATGGGTGACATTCCGTCCAGCCTTAGTCAAAGTTGCGCTTCTGAGACTGTCAACtgatatttttagcattttagttCCTTTAACTCTCAG GTGGGTTATCCTGTTCTCTGAGAGGCAGGCTGTGTTTGACTGGGCAGGATACACATATTCTTTGGTGGTGTTGGGAGCAGTTTGCTGCTGTGCTGTTTCTCAGCATCACTTTGAGAAACATAGTAGGATAGTTGCAGCCAATGCACAAGCGGTTCTAGCTGGCTTCCTCTACAGGAAG AGAACTCAGCTGATCATCATGGAAAGGAGTGAACAACTCATCAAGGAAATGTTGCATAAATACCAG GCGCTGAAGTTTCTCACATGGGAGTCTTGGTTCCAGCAAAGAGTTACAGAGTCACGGGCCAGGGAGCTGGAGATACTAAGAATTCTGGGATATCTGACAGCATTCTCTATGCTCAACTCTATCTGTATGCCTTTCTTG GTTGGTTTCTCTAGTATTGCTGTGTTTGTGCTGGTGGATGATGGGAATGTTCTCACACCGTCTCAGATCTGTACATCCCTCTGTTTCTTCAGATTGCTCCGCCCACCTCTGCTGGAGCTCCTTGGGCTCTTCTGTGTTCTCAAGCAG GCACAGCAGTCTCTTTGCCATCTGGAGAAGATCTTTCTTAGAAAAGACTTGGGCACCACTCAGTTAGTTACTACAAAAG AAGAGCTTCCATCTGATGGCTTCCAACAGCCATGTGACAG GTGTAAAGATAAGCACAGTCATTCTGATGAGAAAAGTGATCACGATCTATCCCAAAAA GGCAGTGGAAAGGCCCGCATGCTGTATTTGAGGGCCTTCGGCTGGCACTGGCTGTCAGTTTCTTTGCttgtctacctgtctgtgtgtgcTGTTAGTTTAGCACAAGATGGCATCCTGAGTGTGTGGACGGGTGAAGCCAAAGAAGTTCAAGGCCTGGAAGGGTGGAAAGAGctcagaaactcacgactgtctGCATACGCACTGCTCGGACTCCTGCAAG CCTTCCTCGTGTGCTGTGCAGCCTACTGTCTGACCTGCGCCTCTCTCAGGGCTTCTCATATACTGCACTCAAAGCTTCTGTCTGATGTTCTTCACATGCCTATGCATTCCCAGAAGACTGACATGAGACAGCTACTGCAAGCATTCACTCA GGATATGCAGGTGATTGATGAAGAGCTGCCCAAACATTTGCACAGCTGGTTGAAGAGCCTTTTGGACATATTGAGCACCATCACTCTGATCTGCTTCATCATGCCGGTTTTCAGCCTAGCTGTCTGCCCGCTGATAATCCTCTTCCTCCGTTTACAG tcACGCTTTTATTCAGCCCACAGTCATATCAGACACATGGGGGCAAACCCAGTTGCTTCTCTGGAGTGTGTAACACAGTGTGTTGAAGATCCACTTTCTGGGCCAAAACATAGGGAGGTGTGTCTGACACACTGCCTCCAAGCCTTAAATCAAAACCTGCTGGTCAAGTACAACAAAATCAACACAGAAag TCGGGCTGCGTTGCGGTTAGATGGCATTGCTGGGATTGTGCTGTTCCTGGTCACTCTGATTCTGCTGGAGACTGAACCGGACTCAGGGCTTGTGGTTCTGGCATTGATCTGTGCCTTCAAT ATTAAAAAAGCTGTTCACCGATACCCTCAGGCTGCCTCTGATATCAACATGGACATGCTGAGCATGCAAAACCTTTGTGAATTTGCCAAAGTGGAGAAGGAG GCAGCATGGAAAAAATCCTACAGACCACCCAAAGACTGGCCCCAGTATGGAGAGGTGAAGTTCAGGAACTATGAGTCTGAAGCCTCCTCTAATGGCACACCAGCTCTCAGAGGAATTAATCTCACCATTCTAAAAGGGGAAAAG ATTGGGGTTGTAAGCAGGGGGAAGACCGACACCGATGCTTTGGTTAGCAGTCTGTTCCGGTCAGTGGAGGCCAGGAGCGGCGCTGTGCTGATTGACGATATAAACATCGCCCGCATGGGCCTACTTGACCTTCGTAGCCGTCTGCAAATCATTTCTCAG GTTCCCGTACTGTTCTCTGGTCCCCTGAGGGCTAACCTGGACCCATTCGCTCAGCATACTGACGCACAGGTGTGGTTGGCTCTGGAGCTCTGCCATCTGAAGGAGCTTGTTCGACTATTGCCTGCTCAGCTGCTGCACCCTGTACAGAGGACCTCCCTCGCTTACAG CTTTGGCCAGAGGAGGCTGCTCTGTTTGGCCAGAGCCCTGCTTGCAAGGGTCAGAATCCTGCTTGTGGAAGAGGCCCTTCCTGGTGTAGACCTGGAAACAGAGGACCTGGTCCGACAGTTGATCCACACAGAGTTTAAACACTGCACTGTACTGTGGCTCACTCAGAACCCGCTCACTGTCATGCACACTGACAG GGTGCTGGTTTTGAATAAGGGACAAGCTGTGAACGTTGACGCCCCTTCCACTCTCCTCCAGCAGGGGCCGCTGTTCAGTCAATGA
- the LOC109057842 gene encoding multidrug resistance-associated protein 1-like isoform X1, translated as MNLFRINRVVVMGHRGLLQLCDLCKLYNEESVHTPSSVFEHEWEKQQNCNERLDLEEDSGRESLLVSRNTNTGYSLLYAIWVTFRPALVKVALLRLSTDIFSILVPLTLRWVILFSERQAVFDWAGYTYSLVVLGAVCCCAVSQHHFEKHSRIVAANAQAVLAGFLYRKTLPFSHSSQQQSNTTRGTDLLREVEKVTELVVTLACLWSTPLRVALCLGLLWGELGPGVLVGVALLLVLIPVNSAVERKAKQLQRTQLIIMERSEQLIKEMLHKYQALKFLTWESWFQQRVTESRARELEILRILGYLTAFSMLNSICMPFLVGFSSIAVFVLVDDGNVLTPSQICTSLCFFRLLRPPLLELLGLFCVLKQAQQSLCHLEKIFLRKDLGTTQLVTTKEELPSDGFQQPCDRCKDKHSHSDEKSDHDLSQKGSGKARMLYLRAFGWHWLSVSLLVYLSVCAVSLAQDGILSVWTGEAKEVQGLEGWKELRNSRLSAYALLGLLQAFLVCCAAYCLTCASLRASHILHSKLLSDVLHMPMHSQKTDMRQLLQAFTQDMQVIDEELPKHLHSWLKSLLDILSTITLICFIMPVFSLAVCPLIILFLRLQSRFYSAHSHIRHMGANPVASLECVTQCVEDPLSGPKHREVCLTHCLQALNQNLLVKYNKINTESRAALRLDGIAGIVLFLVTLILLETEPDSGLVVLALICAFNIKKAVHRYPQAASDINMDMLSMQNLCEFAKVEKEAAWKKSYRPPKDWPQYGEVKFRNYESEASSNGTPALRGINLTILKGEKIGVVSRGKTDTDALVSSLFRSVEARSGAVLIDDINIARMGLLDLRSRLQIISQVPVLFSGPLRANLDPFAQHTDAQVWLALELCHLKELVRLLPAQLLHPVQRTSLAYSFGQRRLLCLARALLARVRILLVEEALPGVDLETEDLVRQLIHTEFKHCTVLWLTQNPLTVMHTDRVLVLNKGQAVNVDAPSTLLQQGPLFSQ; from the exons ATGAACCTCTTTCGGATAAACCG ggTGGTTGTAATGGGCCACAGGGGACTGCTGCAGTTGTGTGACCTTTGCAAGCTGTATAATGAGGAGTCTGTCCACACCCCATCCTCTGTGTTTGAGCACGAATGGGAAAAACAACAGAATTGCAATGAG AGGTTGGACTTAGAAGAGGATTCTGGAAGAGAGTCACTGCTGGTCTCCAGAAATACCAACACTGGTTACTCTCTCCTTTATGCAATATGGGTGACATTCCGTCCAGCCTTAGTCAAAGTTGCGCTTCTGAGACTGTCAACtgatatttttagcattttagttCCTTTAACTCTCAG GTGGGTTATCCTGTTCTCTGAGAGGCAGGCTGTGTTTGACTGGGCAGGATACACATATTCTTTGGTGGTGTTGGGAGCAGTTTGCTGCTGTGCTGTTTCTCAGCATCACTTTGAGAAACATAGTAGGATAGTTGCAGCCAATGCACAAGCGGTTCTAGCTGGCTTCCTCTACAGGAAG ACATTGCCTTTTTCCCATAGTTCTCAACAGCAATCCAACACCACTCGGGGGACAGATTTATTAAGGGAGGTTGAAAAGGTTACAGAGCTAGTGGTCACATTAGCTTGTCTTTGGTCCACTCCCCTGAGAGTCGCTCTCTGTCTGGGCTTACTGTGGGGAGAATTGGGCCCAGGTGTTCTAGTGGGGGTGGCATTGCTACTAGTCCTCATCCCTGTCAACTCTGCAGTAGAGCGCAAAGCCAAACAACTTCAG AGAACTCAGCTGATCATCATGGAAAGGAGTGAACAACTCATCAAGGAAATGTTGCATAAATACCAG GCGCTGAAGTTTCTCACATGGGAGTCTTGGTTCCAGCAAAGAGTTACAGAGTCACGGGCCAGGGAGCTGGAGATACTAAGAATTCTGGGATATCTGACAGCATTCTCTATGCTCAACTCTATCTGTATGCCTTTCTTG GTTGGTTTCTCTAGTATTGCTGTGTTTGTGCTGGTGGATGATGGGAATGTTCTCACACCGTCTCAGATCTGTACATCCCTCTGTTTCTTCAGATTGCTCCGCCCACCTCTGCTGGAGCTCCTTGGGCTCTTCTGTGTTCTCAAGCAG GCACAGCAGTCTCTTTGCCATCTGGAGAAGATCTTTCTTAGAAAAGACTTGGGCACCACTCAGTTAGTTACTACAAAAG AAGAGCTTCCATCTGATGGCTTCCAACAGCCATGTGACAG GTGTAAAGATAAGCACAGTCATTCTGATGAGAAAAGTGATCACGATCTATCCCAAAAA GGCAGTGGAAAGGCCCGCATGCTGTATTTGAGGGCCTTCGGCTGGCACTGGCTGTCAGTTTCTTTGCttgtctacctgtctgtgtgtgcTGTTAGTTTAGCACAAGATGGCATCCTGAGTGTGTGGACGGGTGAAGCCAAAGAAGTTCAAGGCCTGGAAGGGTGGAAAGAGctcagaaactcacgactgtctGCATACGCACTGCTCGGACTCCTGCAAG CCTTCCTCGTGTGCTGTGCAGCCTACTGTCTGACCTGCGCCTCTCTCAGGGCTTCTCATATACTGCACTCAAAGCTTCTGTCTGATGTTCTTCACATGCCTATGCATTCCCAGAAGACTGACATGAGACAGCTACTGCAAGCATTCACTCA GGATATGCAGGTGATTGATGAAGAGCTGCCCAAACATTTGCACAGCTGGTTGAAGAGCCTTTTGGACATATTGAGCACCATCACTCTGATCTGCTTCATCATGCCGGTTTTCAGCCTAGCTGTCTGCCCGCTGATAATCCTCTTCCTCCGTTTACAG tcACGCTTTTATTCAGCCCACAGTCATATCAGACACATGGGGGCAAACCCAGTTGCTTCTCTGGAGTGTGTAACACAGTGTGTTGAAGATCCACTTTCTGGGCCAAAACATAGGGAGGTGTGTCTGACACACTGCCTCCAAGCCTTAAATCAAAACCTGCTGGTCAAGTACAACAAAATCAACACAGAAag TCGGGCTGCGTTGCGGTTAGATGGCATTGCTGGGATTGTGCTGTTCCTGGTCACTCTGATTCTGCTGGAGACTGAACCGGACTCAGGGCTTGTGGTTCTGGCATTGATCTGTGCCTTCAAT ATTAAAAAAGCTGTTCACCGATACCCTCAGGCTGCCTCTGATATCAACATGGACATGCTGAGCATGCAAAACCTTTGTGAATTTGCCAAAGTGGAGAAGGAG GCAGCATGGAAAAAATCCTACAGACCACCCAAAGACTGGCCCCAGTATGGAGAGGTGAAGTTCAGGAACTATGAGTCTGAAGCCTCCTCTAATGGCACACCAGCTCTCAGAGGAATTAATCTCACCATTCTAAAAGGGGAAAAG ATTGGGGTTGTAAGCAGGGGGAAGACCGACACCGATGCTTTGGTTAGCAGTCTGTTCCGGTCAGTGGAGGCCAGGAGCGGCGCTGTGCTGATTGACGATATAAACATCGCCCGCATGGGCCTACTTGACCTTCGTAGCCGTCTGCAAATCATTTCTCAG GTTCCCGTACTGTTCTCTGGTCCCCTGAGGGCTAACCTGGACCCATTCGCTCAGCATACTGACGCACAGGTGTGGTTGGCTCTGGAGCTCTGCCATCTGAAGGAGCTTGTTCGACTATTGCCTGCTCAGCTGCTGCACCCTGTACAGAGGACCTCCCTCGCTTACAG CTTTGGCCAGAGGAGGCTGCTCTGTTTGGCCAGAGCCCTGCTTGCAAGGGTCAGAATCCTGCTTGTGGAAGAGGCCCTTCCTGGTGTAGACCTGGAAACAGAGGACCTGGTCCGACAGTTGATCCACACAGAGTTTAAACACTGCACTGTACTGTGGCTCACTCAGAACCCGCTCACTGTCATGCACACTGACAG GGTGCTGGTTTTGAATAAGGGACAAGCTGTGAACGTTGACGCCCCTTCCACTCTCCTCCAGCAGGGGCCGCTGTTCAGTCAATGA
- the LOC109057842 gene encoding multidrug resistance-associated protein 1-like isoform X3 gives MQWVILFSERQAVFDWAGYTYSLVVLGAVCCCAVSQHHFEKHSRIVAANAQAVLAGFLYRKTLPFSHSSQQQSNTTRGTDLLREVEKVTELVVTLACLWSTPLRVALCLGLLWGELGPGVLVGVALLLVLIPVNSAVERKAKQLQRTQLIIMERSEQLIKEMLHKYQALKFLTWESWFQQRVTESRARELEILRILGYLTAFSMLNSICMPFLVGFSSIAVFVLVDDGNVLTPSQICTSLCFFRLLRPPLLELLGLFCVLKQAQQSLCHLEKIFLRKDLGTTQLVTTKEELPSDGFQQPCDRCKDKHSHSDEKSDHDLSQKGSGKARMLYLRAFGWHWLSVSLLVYLSVCAVSLAQDGILSVWTGEAKEVQGLEGWKELRNSRLSAYALLGLLQAFLVCCAAYCLTCASLRASHILHSKLLSDVLHMPMHSQKTDMRQLLQAFTQDMQVIDEELPKHLHSWLKSLLDILSTITLICFIMPVFSLAVCPLIILFLRLQSRFYSAHSHIRHMGANPVASLECVTQCVEDPLSGPKHREVCLTHCLQALNQNLLVKYNKINTESRAALRLDGIAGIVLFLVTLILLETEPDSGLVVLALICAFNIKKAVHRYPQAASDINMDMLSMQNLCEFAKVEKEAAWKKSYRPPKDWPQYGEVKFRNYESEASSNGTPALRGINLTILKGEKIGVVSRGKTDTDALVSSLFRSVEARSGAVLIDDINIARMGLLDLRSRLQIISQVPVLFSGPLRANLDPFAQHTDAQVWLALELCHLKELVRLLPAQLLHPVQRTSLAYSFGQRRLLCLARALLARVRILLVEEALPGVDLETEDLVRQLIHTEFKHCTVLWLTQNPLTVMHTDRVLVLNKGQAVNVDAPSTLLQQGPLFSQ, from the exons ATGCA GTGGGTTATCCTGTTCTCTGAGAGGCAGGCTGTGTTTGACTGGGCAGGATACACATATTCTTTGGTGGTGTTGGGAGCAGTTTGCTGCTGTGCTGTTTCTCAGCATCACTTTGAGAAACATAGTAGGATAGTTGCAGCCAATGCACAAGCGGTTCTAGCTGGCTTCCTCTACAGGAAG ACATTGCCTTTTTCCCATAGTTCTCAACAGCAATCCAACACCACTCGGGGGACAGATTTATTAAGGGAGGTTGAAAAGGTTACAGAGCTAGTGGTCACATTAGCTTGTCTTTGGTCCACTCCCCTGAGAGTCGCTCTCTGTCTGGGCTTACTGTGGGGAGAATTGGGCCCAGGTGTTCTAGTGGGGGTGGCATTGCTACTAGTCCTCATCCCTGTCAACTCTGCAGTAGAGCGCAAAGCCAAACAACTTCAG AGAACTCAGCTGATCATCATGGAAAGGAGTGAACAACTCATCAAGGAAATGTTGCATAAATACCAG GCGCTGAAGTTTCTCACATGGGAGTCTTGGTTCCAGCAAAGAGTTACAGAGTCACGGGCCAGGGAGCTGGAGATACTAAGAATTCTGGGATATCTGACAGCATTCTCTATGCTCAACTCTATCTGTATGCCTTTCTTG GTTGGTTTCTCTAGTATTGCTGTGTTTGTGCTGGTGGATGATGGGAATGTTCTCACACCGTCTCAGATCTGTACATCCCTCTGTTTCTTCAGATTGCTCCGCCCACCTCTGCTGGAGCTCCTTGGGCTCTTCTGTGTTCTCAAGCAG GCACAGCAGTCTCTTTGCCATCTGGAGAAGATCTTTCTTAGAAAAGACTTGGGCACCACTCAGTTAGTTACTACAAAAG AAGAGCTTCCATCTGATGGCTTCCAACAGCCATGTGACAG GTGTAAAGATAAGCACAGTCATTCTGATGAGAAAAGTGATCACGATCTATCCCAAAAA GGCAGTGGAAAGGCCCGCATGCTGTATTTGAGGGCCTTCGGCTGGCACTGGCTGTCAGTTTCTTTGCttgtctacctgtctgtgtgtgcTGTTAGTTTAGCACAAGATGGCATCCTGAGTGTGTGGACGGGTGAAGCCAAAGAAGTTCAAGGCCTGGAAGGGTGGAAAGAGctcagaaactcacgactgtctGCATACGCACTGCTCGGACTCCTGCAAG CCTTCCTCGTGTGCTGTGCAGCCTACTGTCTGACCTGCGCCTCTCTCAGGGCTTCTCATATACTGCACTCAAAGCTTCTGTCTGATGTTCTTCACATGCCTATGCATTCCCAGAAGACTGACATGAGACAGCTACTGCAAGCATTCACTCA GGATATGCAGGTGATTGATGAAGAGCTGCCCAAACATTTGCACAGCTGGTTGAAGAGCCTTTTGGACATATTGAGCACCATCACTCTGATCTGCTTCATCATGCCGGTTTTCAGCCTAGCTGTCTGCCCGCTGATAATCCTCTTCCTCCGTTTACAG tcACGCTTTTATTCAGCCCACAGTCATATCAGACACATGGGGGCAAACCCAGTTGCTTCTCTGGAGTGTGTAACACAGTGTGTTGAAGATCCACTTTCTGGGCCAAAACATAGGGAGGTGTGTCTGACACACTGCCTCCAAGCCTTAAATCAAAACCTGCTGGTCAAGTACAACAAAATCAACACAGAAag TCGGGCTGCGTTGCGGTTAGATGGCATTGCTGGGATTGTGCTGTTCCTGGTCACTCTGATTCTGCTGGAGACTGAACCGGACTCAGGGCTTGTGGTTCTGGCATTGATCTGTGCCTTCAAT ATTAAAAAAGCTGTTCACCGATACCCTCAGGCTGCCTCTGATATCAACATGGACATGCTGAGCATGCAAAACCTTTGTGAATTTGCCAAAGTGGAGAAGGAG GCAGCATGGAAAAAATCCTACAGACCACCCAAAGACTGGCCCCAGTATGGAGAGGTGAAGTTCAGGAACTATGAGTCTGAAGCCTCCTCTAATGGCACACCAGCTCTCAGAGGAATTAATCTCACCATTCTAAAAGGGGAAAAG ATTGGGGTTGTAAGCAGGGGGAAGACCGACACCGATGCTTTGGTTAGCAGTCTGTTCCGGTCAGTGGAGGCCAGGAGCGGCGCTGTGCTGATTGACGATATAAACATCGCCCGCATGGGCCTACTTGACCTTCGTAGCCGTCTGCAAATCATTTCTCAG GTTCCCGTACTGTTCTCTGGTCCCCTGAGGGCTAACCTGGACCCATTCGCTCAGCATACTGACGCACAGGTGTGGTTGGCTCTGGAGCTCTGCCATCTGAAGGAGCTTGTTCGACTATTGCCTGCTCAGCTGCTGCACCCTGTACAGAGGACCTCCCTCGCTTACAG CTTTGGCCAGAGGAGGCTGCTCTGTTTGGCCAGAGCCCTGCTTGCAAGGGTCAGAATCCTGCTTGTGGAAGAGGCCCTTCCTGGTGTAGACCTGGAAACAGAGGACCTGGTCCGACAGTTGATCCACACAGAGTTTAAACACTGCACTGTACTGTGGCTCACTCAGAACCCGCTCACTGTCATGCACACTGACAG GGTGCTGGTTTTGAATAAGGGACAAGCTGTGAACGTTGACGCCCCTTCCACTCTCCTCCAGCAGGGGCCGCTGTTCAGTCAATGA
- the LOC109057842 gene encoding multidrug resistance-associated protein 1-like isoform X4, with protein sequence MERSEQLIKEMLHKYQALKFLTWESWFQQRVTESRARELEILRILGYLTAFSMLNSICMPFLVGFSSIAVFVLVDDGNVLTPSQICTSLCFFRLLRPPLLELLGLFCVLKQAQQSLCHLEKIFLRKDLGTTQLVTTKEELPSDGFQQPCDRCKDKHSHSDEKSDHDLSQKGSGKARMLYLRAFGWHWLSVSLLVYLSVCAVSLAQDGILSVWTGEAKEVQGLEGWKELRNSRLSAYALLGLLQAFLVCCAAYCLTCASLRASHILHSKLLSDVLHMPMHSQKTDMRQLLQAFTQDMQVIDEELPKHLHSWLKSLLDILSTITLICFIMPVFSLAVCPLIILFLRLQSRFYSAHSHIRHMGANPVASLECVTQCVEDPLSGPKHREVCLTHCLQALNQNLLVKYNKINTESRAALRLDGIAGIVLFLVTLILLETEPDSGLVVLALICAFNIKKAVHRYPQAASDINMDMLSMQNLCEFAKVEKEAAWKKSYRPPKDWPQYGEVKFRNYESEASSNGTPALRGINLTILKGEKIGVVSRGKTDTDALVSSLFRSVEARSGAVLIDDINIARMGLLDLRSRLQIISQVPVLFSGPLRANLDPFAQHTDAQVWLALELCHLKELVRLLPAQLLHPVQRTSLAYSFGQRRLLCLARALLARVRILLVEEALPGVDLETEDLVRQLIHTEFKHCTVLWLTQNPLTVMHTDRVLVLNKGQAVNVDAPSTLLQQGPLFSQ encoded by the exons ATGGAAAGGAGTGAACAACTCATCAAGGAAATGTTGCATAAATACCAG GCGCTGAAGTTTCTCACATGGGAGTCTTGGTTCCAGCAAAGAGTTACAGAGTCACGGGCCAGGGAGCTGGAGATACTAAGAATTCTGGGATATCTGACAGCATTCTCTATGCTCAACTCTATCTGTATGCCTTTCTTG GTTGGTTTCTCTAGTATTGCTGTGTTTGTGCTGGTGGATGATGGGAATGTTCTCACACCGTCTCAGATCTGTACATCCCTCTGTTTCTTCAGATTGCTCCGCCCACCTCTGCTGGAGCTCCTTGGGCTCTTCTGTGTTCTCAAGCAG GCACAGCAGTCTCTTTGCCATCTGGAGAAGATCTTTCTTAGAAAAGACTTGGGCACCACTCAGTTAGTTACTACAAAAG AAGAGCTTCCATCTGATGGCTTCCAACAGCCATGTGACAG GTGTAAAGATAAGCACAGTCATTCTGATGAGAAAAGTGATCACGATCTATCCCAAAAA GGCAGTGGAAAGGCCCGCATGCTGTATTTGAGGGCCTTCGGCTGGCACTGGCTGTCAGTTTCTTTGCttgtctacctgtctgtgtgtgcTGTTAGTTTAGCACAAGATGGCATCCTGAGTGTGTGGACGGGTGAAGCCAAAGAAGTTCAAGGCCTGGAAGGGTGGAAAGAGctcagaaactcacgactgtctGCATACGCACTGCTCGGACTCCTGCAAG CCTTCCTCGTGTGCTGTGCAGCCTACTGTCTGACCTGCGCCTCTCTCAGGGCTTCTCATATACTGCACTCAAAGCTTCTGTCTGATGTTCTTCACATGCCTATGCATTCCCAGAAGACTGACATGAGACAGCTACTGCAAGCATTCACTCA GGATATGCAGGTGATTGATGAAGAGCTGCCCAAACATTTGCACAGCTGGTTGAAGAGCCTTTTGGACATATTGAGCACCATCACTCTGATCTGCTTCATCATGCCGGTTTTCAGCCTAGCTGTCTGCCCGCTGATAATCCTCTTCCTCCGTTTACAG tcACGCTTTTATTCAGCCCACAGTCATATCAGACACATGGGGGCAAACCCAGTTGCTTCTCTGGAGTGTGTAACACAGTGTGTTGAAGATCCACTTTCTGGGCCAAAACATAGGGAGGTGTGTCTGACACACTGCCTCCAAGCCTTAAATCAAAACCTGCTGGTCAAGTACAACAAAATCAACACAGAAag TCGGGCTGCGTTGCGGTTAGATGGCATTGCTGGGATTGTGCTGTTCCTGGTCACTCTGATTCTGCTGGAGACTGAACCGGACTCAGGGCTTGTGGTTCTGGCATTGATCTGTGCCTTCAAT ATTAAAAAAGCTGTTCACCGATACCCTCAGGCTGCCTCTGATATCAACATGGACATGCTGAGCATGCAAAACCTTTGTGAATTTGCCAAAGTGGAGAAGGAG GCAGCATGGAAAAAATCCTACAGACCACCCAAAGACTGGCCCCAGTATGGAGAGGTGAAGTTCAGGAACTATGAGTCTGAAGCCTCCTCTAATGGCACACCAGCTCTCAGAGGAATTAATCTCACCATTCTAAAAGGGGAAAAG ATTGGGGTTGTAAGCAGGGGGAAGACCGACACCGATGCTTTGGTTAGCAGTCTGTTCCGGTCAGTGGAGGCCAGGAGCGGCGCTGTGCTGATTGACGATATAAACATCGCCCGCATGGGCCTACTTGACCTTCGTAGCCGTCTGCAAATCATTTCTCAG GTTCCCGTACTGTTCTCTGGTCCCCTGAGGGCTAACCTGGACCCATTCGCTCAGCATACTGACGCACAGGTGTGGTTGGCTCTGGAGCTCTGCCATCTGAAGGAGCTTGTTCGACTATTGCCTGCTCAGCTGCTGCACCCTGTACAGAGGACCTCCCTCGCTTACAG CTTTGGCCAGAGGAGGCTGCTCTGTTTGGCCAGAGCCCTGCTTGCAAGGGTCAGAATCCTGCTTGTGGAAGAGGCCCTTCCTGGTGTAGACCTGGAAACAGAGGACCTGGTCCGACAGTTGATCCACACAGAGTTTAAACACTGCACTGTACTGTGGCTCACTCAGAACCCGCTCACTGTCATGCACACTGACAG GGTGCTGGTTTTGAATAAGGGACAAGCTGTGAACGTTGACGCCCCTTCCACTCTCCTCCAGCAGGGGCCGCTGTTCAGTCAATGA